A single region of the Schizosaccharomyces osmophilus chromosome 3, complete sequence genome encodes:
- the coy1 gene encoding CASP family protein involved in Golgi vesicle transport Coy1, with translation MYESLGEFPDPYPLLEQAAEIDQIKQELELKEKEERTLREELKQKESLSSEVRNLHQDLQKTKSSVDAEVQKRVTKSAQECERKFSEKEKLYKDSEQENAERINQLNKKVRDLQATQIDHALQFGQLEAPTEETITKSSEYQSLLNELDEANRSIGSLVSENERLKQNSHEPKLENENTDSKMKEHLDFMESRNRSLTAELEQIRQSSQTEAETFQRTHLDLMKQIEEKQKTIRSQLETLKSYSDYEELKRELSVLKQIELNADSHSNESTSLEAQILKREKKLSNELSKLRTQEAYLQKKLTDEKTHSENLEKGNREQKNALQKLERELASLSAEGSTSYANNGYRESSGRLSPTSSIIGGSPSIFGGSTTSKVTGTENSSTIMDVVKQQRDRFRRANVDLVNQISSSNEKAANLESRLREMEKSNALLYEQMRFREQYQTHMQQNPSQIEAATAYENNISPFASFRKRESERAFSRMGSFERVLYVLLRTVLLNNGTRAIFLTYLIIVHLFILVVLFKLGVSVNKLQALPEATLKSQ, from the coding sequence atgTACGAATCTTTAGGCGAGTTTCCAGATCCCTATCCTTTATTGGAGCAGGCAGCGGAGATTGATCAAATCAAGCAAGAACTggaattgaaagagaaagaagaaaggacCCTGAGAGAAGAATTAAAGCAGAAGGAGTCATTGTCGAGTGAGGTTCGAAATCTGCACCaagatttacaaaaaacaaagagttCTGTTGATGCAGAGGTACAAAAAAGAGTCACAAAATCCGCTCAGGAATGTGAAAGAAAGTTTTCCGAAAAAGAGAAGCTCTACAAAGATTCTGAACAAGAGAATGCCGAGAGAATTAACCAactcaacaaaaaagtcCGTGATTTACAAGCTACACAAATCGATCATGCTCTGCAGTTCGGACAGTTAGAAGCCCCAACGGAAGAGACTATCACCAAAAGCTCGGAATATCAAAGTCTCCTGAATGAACTTGATGAAGCAAATAGGTCAATTGGCTCTTTAGTGagcgaaaatgaaaggttAAAACAGAATTCTCATGAACCGAAGctcgaaaatgaaaataccGATAGTAAAATGAAGGAACATCTTGATTTTATGGAATCAAGAAATCGCAGTTTAACCGCTGAGCTTGAACAGATTCGCCAATCCTCCCAGACCGAGGCAGAGACTTTCCAAAGAACGCACTTGGATCTTATGAAGCAAATTGAAGAGAAGCAGAAAACCATCCGAAGCCAGCTTGAAACTCTAAAAAGCTATTCGGACTACGAGGAACTGAAAAGAGAACTTTCTGTATTAAAGcaaattgaattgaatgCTGACTCACATTCAAACGAGTCAACTTCGTTGGAAGCTCAGATCCTTAAAcgtgaaaagaaactttcTAACGAGCTTTCTAAGCTAAGAACCCAAGAAGCTTATTTACAGAAGAAGCTTACCGATGAAAAAACACACAGTGAGAACCTGGAGAAAGGTAATCGTGAGCAAAAAAATGCCTTACAGAAACTGGAACGTGAATTGGCTTCCTTAAGTGCTGAAGGGAGCACTTCTTATGCAAATAATGGTTATCGTGAATCAAGTGGTCGCCTTTCCCCTACTTCTTCCATTATCGGAGGCAGCCCTAGTATATTTGGGGGGAGCACTACGTCAAAAGTCACTGGCACAGAAAATAGTTCTACAATCATGGATGTTGTTAAGCAACAAAGAGATCGATTCCGACGTGCAAACGTTGATTTAGTTAATCAGATCAGTTCGAGTAACGAGAAGGCTGCTAATTTAGAGAGCAGACTGAGAGAAATGGAGAAAAGCAATGCACTTTTATACGAGCAGATGCGATTCCGTGAACAGTACCAAACCCATATGCAACAGAATCCATCTCAAATTGAAGCAGCTACTGCATACGAAAACAACATCTCTCCTTTTGCATCTTTCAGGAAGAGGGAATCTGAACGAGCATTTTCAAGAATGGGTTCATTTGAGCGTGTGTTATATGTACTTTTACGCACGGTTTTATTGAATAATGGCACCAGAGCTATATTTCTGACCTATCTAATAATTGtgcatttgtttatattggtcgttcttttcaaattagGCGTGTCTGTCAACAAACTACAAGCCTTACCAGAAGCAACATTAAAGTCCCAATGA
- the rpl1702 gene encoding 60S ribosomal protein L17 — MARYSAAPASETKCAKARGSYLRTHFKNTREVAFTLNGMNLKKAFGFIDNVLDHKQAVPFRRFNGGVGRTAQGKEFGVTQARWPVKSVKVVLDLLKNAEANAESKGLDMDKLAIKHIQVNAAPKQHRRTYRAYGRVTAYLSHPCHIEIILTEEEDAVPKAQDKVARVSLKQGAKARNLAARKAITSA; from the coding sequence atggCACGCTACTCTGCAGCTCCTGCTTCTGAGACCAAGTGCGCCAAGGCTCGTGGTTCCTACTTGAGAACTCACTTCAAGAACACCCGTGAAGTTGCCTTCACCCTTAATGGCATGAACTTGAAGAAggcttttggttttattgACAATGTCCTTGACCACAAGCAAGCCGTTCCCTTCCGTCGCTTCAACGGTGGTGTCGGTCGTACTGCTCAAGGAAAGGAATTCGGTGTTACTCAAGCTCGTTGGCCTGTTAAGTCTGTCAAGGTTGTCCTTGATCTGTTAAAGAATGCCGAAGCTAACGCTGAGTCCAAGGGTTTGGACATGGACAAGTTGGCCATCAAGCACATCCAGGTCAATGCTGCTCCTAAGCAACACCGCCGTACCTACCGTGCCTACGGTCGTGTCACTGCCTACTTGTCTCATCCTTGCCATATCGAAATCATTCttacagaagaagaagatgctgTACCCAAGGCTCAAGACAAGGTTGCCCGTGTCTCTTTGAAACAAGGTGCTAAGGCTCGTAACTTGGCTGCTCGCAAGGCCATCACCTCTGCTTAA
- the bis1 gene encoding splicing factor Bis1 encodes MSLTKSSNEGYQIIKKGNKQNRSEIKPIAIEEDDYIEGLNSIIQKTYFPDLPRMKADVEGSGYGFENDVNQDRNDAVHKQVALLPKNDHLVQKLKHNSQDLTLADYQTKFTSEDNASFSELFNNEKDTRNDLLQKHYGMKLDEKLIGAASSSTTKLQPRNAIAWKERPNAIHSWDSKQRNSLTFYPQTSEHSAVTKARSQHQKIISSSTRLDDEFLKKANQPSLEPLPEPAINRREASINGYPLIGSNYGGASGKSSTNFYIPETSRREKLHDNQLQNLKSQSNMPSTSFYSGEHTSATSTKLPSRLSTLTPAARRLVAQSYLTTPNRESPLRRRLTTASIPKFSWTPTPRTKNPATIKRV; translated from the coding sequence ATGTCCTTGACAAAGTCAAGCAATGAAGGCTaccaaataataaaaaaaggaaataaacaaaatcgGAGCGAAATAAAACCCATTGctattgaagaagatgacTATATTGAAGGGTTGAACTCTATAATTCAGAAAACCTATTTTCCAGACCTTCCTCGCATGAAAGCTGATGTAGAAGGTTCTGGATATGGGTTTGAAAATGATGTTAATCAAGACAGAAACGATGCAGTTCATAAACAGGTGGCATTGCTCCCAAAAAATGATCATCTTGTGCAGAAGCTAAAGCATAATTCTCAAGACTTAACACTTGCTGATTACCAGACAAAGTTCACTTCTGAAGACAATGCCTCCTTTTCTGAATTGTTTAATAATGAGAAAGATACCAGAAATGATTTGCTCCAAAAGCACTATGGTATGAAACTTGACGAAAAATTAATCGGTGCAGCTTCCTCGTCTACGACAAAATTACAGCCAAGAAATGCAATTGCATGGAAGGAAAGACCAAATGCCATTCATAGTTGGGATTCCAAGCAGAGGAATTCGTTGACGTTTTATCCTCAAACCTCAGAACATTCTGCTGTAACTAAAGCAAGAAGTCAgcatcaaaaaattattagTTCTTCCACCCGGCTTGATGACGAGTTTCTTAAAAAAGCCAACCAACCTAGCCTGGAACCTTTGCCAGAGCCGGCTATAAACAGACGTGAAGCCTCAATCAACGGATACCCATTAATTGGTTCAAATTATGGAGGTGCGTCTGGAAAGTCATCTACGAATTTCTATATTCCTGAAACTTCCCGCAGAGAAAAATTGCATGACAACCAACTACAGAATCTAAAGTCTCAAAGCAATATGCCTTCGACTTCTTTCTACTCCGGTGAACACACATCTGCAACTTCAACTAAGCTTCCGTCTAGATTGTCTACTTTGACACCAGCAGCTAGACGTTTGGTAGCGCAGTCATATCTAACAACTCCCAATAGGGAATCTCCACTGCGGCGTCGTCTAACGACTGCTTCAAttccaaagttttcttGGACACCTACTCCTCGTACCAAAAATCCTGCTACGATTAAACGAGtttaa
- the cif1 gene encoding calnexin independence factor Cif1, whose translation MSEENGQEKKIENEVVSNEQAQNEPPKKKRKEARAEKLKAQKLQKTQEIVEEQRKKRINLENVSLKSLSKSMKNDPKISELKTEETDCPSQTREQEKFGYQLGDKRGNLLLYALGETAGSSFTKDLFGTIQQFLSAQKQEPKQTYYLFGTDYDKRGKSLVKSADTIRSLAYSDFIQRCSPLFRFASGILSAHTPKFHASLLKLEMAPQQPRFGAFPDFSVRQIGAENGVSIPESDSSVKYGLTVIIIVGDIQDVCLNIPAIKHSVRLHDGMILVLRSSLLHQWYSLKKSGVVYEMRLFALSSLWESAQNQSVEIQKEE comes from the exons ATG TCTGAAGAAAACGGacaggaaaaaaagattgaaaatgAGGTCGTCAGCAACGAACAGGCGCAAAATGAGCCTcccaagaagaaaaggaaagaagcCCGAGCTGAAAAATTAAAGGCCCAGAAGTTGCAAAAGACTCAAGAAATTGTTGAGGAGCAACGAAAGAAGAGAATCAATTTAGAAAACGTGTCCTTGAAATCTCTGTCGAAATCGATGAAAAATGATCCAAAAATCTCAGAACtgaaaacagaagaaaCAGATTGTCCAAGCCAAACGAGAGAGCAGGAAAAGTTTGGTTACCAACTTGGAGATAAACGCGGAAATTTATTGTTGTATGCATTAGGTGAAACGGCTGGTTCATCATTTACTAAAGATTTGTTCGGGACTATTCAACAGTTTCTTTCTGCTCAGAAGCAAGaaccaaaacaaacttACTACCTCTTTGGAACGGATTACGACAAACGCGGAAAGTCACTGGTGAAATCGGCTGATACCATTCGTTCACTTGCATATAGTGATTTTATTCAAAGATGCTCCCCTTTGTTTCGGTTTGCAAGTGGAATATTAAGTGCACATACACCTAAATTTCATGCATCCTTATTAAAATTGGAGATGGCTCCTCAACAACCCCGTTTCGGCGCGTTTCCTGATTTTTCTGTTCGCCAAATTGGAGCTGAAAATGGTGTTTCCATCCCCGAGTCTGACTCTTCTGTCAAATACGGGCTTACAGTCATTATTATTGTTGGTGATATACAAGATGTCTGTTTAAATATCCCTGCTATCAAGCATTCTGTTCGTCTGCACGACGGAATGATTTTGGTCCTTCGATCTTCACTCCTACATCAATGGTATTCTCTCAAAAAGTCAGGGGTTGTTTACGAAATGAGGCTTTTTGCGCTTTCTTCTCTTTGGGAATCAGCACAAAACCAGTCtgttgaaattcaaaaagaagagtaa
- the brl2 gene encoding histone H2B-K119 ubiquitin ligase complex (HULC) subunit, ubiquitin-protein ligase E3 Brl2 — protein MSENESGTGQMLHQKRSFSEQDDGFYEVNKVSKKELLEQLQSSRRCYEVSSRKLEKQKIELYDKLRHIAFFLSWWPLIAQQFYCIFQNRESADFGIEQSIALLEQTPDMEHIKKSLQNEQSGIHAMLNDSFSPEILEKVTSTPDFQSTFTFPLKDDSQLSESKTILDSEIERVMNDLQSAEGRLHSILKLPDRSSSYTLRCINESVSSHPPTKKENPVNGKEKAASVGEALGQQSQLQELSRLQEEQQAIMNIYSQQMSSVDSKLSEIDNIIIKRKNELGSVDWEHLQKSPSLLNLMHVISLTSAQYGALEQLYIECFEDREFFLHQKRNFDNYSRSYYQSVLSDFETQIVALQKDEHRIAQAKADLLKASGKKQAGLDEKVGILTEKTDKLKELDAQVEETKKKIESINNSVGAKLQERTKSLLFQRELSKFLTQELAHTERAFRLANQQVLKKIDMRMEELTNRYKVEKDKAEQKYFVTMKSGDSLHAEVKALREKYKKTDEFTSKMLYTQHLTTLEIIKLEERISDLSEVRNTSSRYSVEFQVKQAAQNFTIASQEKKVNNLEGIIKKAKSELTDLNEQSSLLSSNIVSLEKRNEHHEWQKRKLNDSAVSSSEEEMKMYRAMCKCSVCNFERWKNSAISLCGHAFCYQCVQKRIETRQRRCPICGRGFGASDVVPMQL, from the coding sequence ATGAGTGAAAATGAGTCTGGTACAGGACAGATGCTTCATCAAAAGCGAAGCTTTTCTGAGCAAGACGATGGCTTCTATGAGGTAAACAaggtttcaaaaaaagaacttttggAACAATTACAAAGTAGCAGGCGATGTTATGAAGTCTCATCCAGAAagttggaaaaacaaaagatcGAATTGTATGATAAATTACGGCACATCGCTTTTTTCCTTAGTTGGTGGCCTCTTATAGCTCAACAGTTTTACTgtattttccaaaaccGCGAGTCTGCTGATTTTGGGATTGAACAGTCGATTGCGCTCTTGGAGCAGACTCCTGATATGGaacatataaaaaaatcgCTTCAGAATGAACAATCGGGGATTCATGCGATGCTAAATGATTCGTTTTCTCCAGAAATATTGGAAAAAGTAACGTCAACGCCTGACTTTCAATCTACGTTCACTTTTCCGTTGAAAGACGATTCCCAGTTAAGTGAAAGTAAAACGATCCTTGATTCTGAAATAGAAAGAGTAATGAACGATCTTCAATCTGCAGAGGGTCGCCTGCATAGTATTCTTAAGCTTCCCGATCGGTCTAGTAGCTACACATTACGATGCATCAATGAATCGGTAAGTTCGCATCCCCCTacgaagaaagaaaacccAGTaaatggaaaggaaaaggcTGCTTCAGTCGGTGAAGCTTTGGGGCAGCAATCTCAATTACAAGAGCTTTCCCGCTTACAAGAAGAGCAACAAGCCATAATGAATATATACTCTCAGCAGATGTCCTCTGTCGATTCCAAATTGAGTGAAATTGACAATATAATTATTAAACGAAAAAATGAGCTTGGAAGTGTTGACTGGGAACATCTCCAGAAAAGCCCTTCGTTATTGAATTTAATGCATGTTATATCATTAACGTCTGCTCAATACGGGGCTCTTGAACAATTGTATATTGAATGCTTCGAGGATAGGGAGTTTTTTCTACATCAGAAGCGAAATTTTGATAATTATTCTAGGTCATATTATCAATCCGTATTGTCTGATTTTGAAACGCAGATTGTCGCACTACAAAAAGATGAACATCGAATTGCACAAGCCAAAGCGgatcttttgaaagcaagtGGGAAAAAACAAGCAGGTTTAGATGAAAAGGTCGGCATTTTAACGGAGAAAACAGACAAACTCAAGGAATTGGATGCCCAAGTAgaagaaaccaagaaaaaaatagagTCAATAAACAATTCTGTCGGTGCCAAGTTACAAGAAAGAACGAAATCtttacttttccaaagagagttatccaaatttttaaCCCAAGAATTGGCTCATACGGAGCGGGCTTTCCGTTTAGCTAATCAACAagttttaaagaaaattgatATGCGCATGGAGGAATTAACTAACAGGTATAAAGTGGAAAAGGATAAGGCGGAGCAGAAATATTTTGTCACCATGAAATCCGGAGATAGTTTACATGCCGAGGTAAAAGCGCTACGtgaaaaatacaagaaGACGGATGAATTTACCTCCAAAATGTTATATACCCAGCATCTGACTACTTTAGAAATTATCAAGttagaagaaagaatttctgATTTATCTGAGGTTCGAAATACATCTTCGAGATATTCCGTCGAGTTTCAAGTTAAACAAGCAGCTCAAAATTTTACGATAGCTAGccaagagaaaaaggtGAACAACCTAGAGggaataattaaaaaggCGAAATCTGAATTAACCGATTTGAATGAACAATCGTCGTTGCTATCGTCAAATATTGTCTCCTtggaaaaacgaaatgaGCATCATGAGTGGCAGAAGCGAAAGTTAAACGACAGTGCTGTATCTTCATCCGAAGAGGAAATGAAGATGTATAGAGCTATGTGTAAGTGTTCTGTTTGCAATTTTGAACGTTGGAAAAATTCAGCAATATCACTTTGTGGGCATGCTTTTTGTTATCAATGtgtacaaaaaagaatagaaacGCGTCAAAGACGCTGTCCAATATGTGGCCGAGGTTTTGGAGCTTCCGATGTTGTTCCTATGCAATTATAG
- the sec8 gene encoding exocyst complex subunit Sec8 produces the protein MDTRFYSNSKKKGNPTSSHSRLVSPEKHGNSKSAPDREKRGEGAMRGMQMHDLKFLVQEIEDEWKDLCRDDYRPISTALELLDEDSFGRDYKSFLRVYDRVSSSLQAVADQHKDDFARSVSAYGEIIDGIQRCLVRINTLKGSLENSRQYIGVANIKDLQQVMTRSSQHQKIIEILKEINEANKVFETAPKLLQAKDYYNLCNLVHRVRERLMHPAFDGILVVEQFKSRLIGLVSHLEDILSDDLISIVFLKKPLAYPIISSCSSSSLRIFDPLFLRNFFAESEPGLKREQHEQLNYLRKSLSLGLPQCVEMRFGQNSFRDLRIILESLNLLGKLPNAISALKSRTSAEIFSIVDTVSREFISKYALNTKDTRASNFPGSFADFGLNAESCSDQKLLSDFFEELFLRFRCIVMHHRGVYGYLMSPETQNAISASQSLKSNAASPKHSITPKGPEVEAADFQAFTYEPLVQAIVGELRLLLRDYLLSKNETTEKIGNVEQSDELSIYNLPGQNQADKLFDVTNEVAVENGSTFHKDVNSLVTSIAPGFLAKRSNASVSTIELFSGSKDISRLAGHPILVDPSIFHASSVLSSTVSFLEDAIIYLEDPHLSRKVAVNFLTEFLQGHYVPQLFNFMSSHLEKILADVNSFRVSPNWRDYSKFPIFKCHINVVEYIRDLQDYLPTISLNLNEFYDLLKDLLSRFQLRCADYMSDLCRSALLKESRKFDEEHEDIDDTLRFQMLHDDLIHPQLVRLMKNCKRDTANLDEICMSENKRLLQYEGQLIADKKLPVSVLSQDSDLIELLSYFYNSMEWILQRCFSIYLERDDLSGVLRRSQVDLNGSIIPFTKTNSLKSVYADLFDKLEQTKFDALLLIRMEIRLRYMNALQEAVSLPDYVVEYRGRPDGSIVHLNATIVSTVLKLKNCLPAWEQNFVIHGINGFLDSLLYAKFYKLESMNRGACLQMLKNISTIIQVLKSLQPNVRDVSFPKASKVFGIYQNGAKKIIENFMATPSNDLIQDVKQMVRIYYQRLIKDANKSGREDLHRQYSKKVGMIMTQLENAVVADQK, from the exons ATGGATACTAGATTTTActcaaattccaaaaagaaagggaATCCCACCAGCAGTCATTCAAGATTAGTATCACCTGAAAAGCATGGAAACTCGAAGTCAGCACCAGATCGCGAAAAGCGCGGTGAAGGTGCAATGCGTGGAATGCAGATGCACGATTTAAAAT TTTTGGTTCAAGAAATCGAGGATGAATGGAAAGATTTATGCCGCGACGAT TATCGTCCGATATCTACTGCTCTCGAATTACTAGATGAAGATTCTTTCGGTAGAGATtacaaatcttttttaCGGGTATACGATAGAGTGAGTTCTTCTTTGCAAGCTGTTGCCGATCAACACAAGGATGATTTTGCTCGAAGTGTATCGGCATACGGAGAAATTATTGACGGCATACAAAGATGCCTTGTTCGAATTAATACTTTAAAGGGTTCACTGGAAAACTCTCGACAATATATAGGCGTTGCCAACATCAAAGATCTACAGCAAGTGATGACAAGAAGCTCGCAGCATCAAAAGATTATCGAGATTCTTAAGGAAATCAACGAGGCAAATAAGGTTTTTGAGACAGCGCCGAAGCTATTACAAGCTAAAGACTATTATAATCTCTGTAACTTAGTTCATCGCGTTCGCGAACGCTTAATGCATCCCGCTTTCGATGGAATTTTGGTTGTGGAACAATTCAAAAGCCGCCTAATTGGATTAGTATCTCATCTGGAAGATATTCTTTCGGATGACCTTATTTCCATTGTCTTTCTTAAAAAACCTTTAGCTTATCCCATCATCTCTTCTTGCAGTTCTAGTTCTCTACGAA TTTTTGATCCTCTTTTTCTACGTAATTTTTTTGCCGAATCAGAACCTGGTCTTAAGCGTGAACAACATGAACAGCTTAATTATTTACGAAAGTCTTTATCGTTAGGG CTTCCACAATGTGTCGAGATGAGGTTTGGCCAGAATAGCTTTCGTGATCTGCGGATTATCTTGGAATCTCTTAATTTACTAGGAAAATTACCGAACGCTATATCTGCCTTAAAGTCTCGCACATCTGCTGAAATATTTTCCATTGTGGATACCGTATCTCGCGAGTTCATTTCAAAGTACGCTTTGAATACGAAAGATACTCGTGCCAGTAACTTTCCTGGTTCTTTCGCCGACTTTGGATTGAATGCTGAATCGTGCTCAGATCAGAAGCTCTTGTCCGACTTTTTCGAAGAGTTATTTTTACGATTCAGATGCATTGTTATGCATCACCGCGGAGTTTATGGATACTTGATGAGTCCAGAAACGCAAAATGCTATAAGTGCTTCTCAATCTCTCAAATCCAATGCTGCATCTCCTAAACATTCTATAACGCCAAAAGGGCCCGAAGTTGAAGCGGCAGATTTTCAGGCTTTTACATACGAGCCTCTAGTGCAAGCCATAGTAGGTGAATTGAGGTTGCTGCTTCGTGATTACCTATTGTCCAAAAACGAGACTACAGAGAAAATCGGAAATGTTGAGCAAAGCGATGAACTGTCTATCTACAATCTTCCGGGACAAAACCAGGCGGATAAACTGTTTGACGTTACAAATGAAGTTGCCGTCGAAAATGGAAGTACTTTTCATAAAGACGTTAACAGTTTGGTAACATCAATTGCTCCTGGCTTCTTAGCTAAGCGCTCCAATGCTTCTGTTTCTACAATTGAACTCTTTTCTGGCTCAAAAGATATTTCTCGATTGGCAGGTCATCCAATATTAGTGGATCCATCGATATTTCACGCTTCTTCCGTGCTTTCTTCTACAGTGAGCTTTTTAGAAGATGCAATCATCTACCTTGAAGA CCCTCACCTATCTAGAAAAGTTGCCGTCAATTTTCTTACAGAATTTTTACAAGGACATTACGTGCCGCAACTGTTCAATTTTATGTCTAGTcatcttgaaaaaattttggcTGACGTTAATTCTTTTCGTGTATCTCCGAATTGGCGAGATTATTCAAAGTTTCCCATATTTAAA TGCCATATAAACGTTGTGGAATATATCCGAGATTTGCAGGATTATCTTCCAACTATATCCCTTAATTTGAATGAGTTTTAtgatttattaaaagatttGTTAAGCCGCTTTCAGCTTCGATGTGCAGATTATATGTCAG ACTTATGCCGATCAGCGTTATTAAAGGAATCTAGAAAGTTTGACGAGGAGCATGAGGATATCGACGACActcttcgttttcaaaTGTTACATGATGATCTGATCCATCCCCAATTAGTTCGCCTTATGAAAAATTGTAAAAGGGATACAGCCAATCTTGATGAAATATGCATGTCTGAAAACAAGCGATTGTTGCAATACGAAGGTCAGCTAATCGCAGACAAGAAATTACCTGTCTCAGTGCTTAGTCAGGATTCCGATCTAATAGAGTTACTCTCTTACTTCTACAATTCCATGGAGTGGATTCTTCAAAgatgtttttcaatttatcTAGAACGTGACGATTTATCTGGTGTTTTGCGACGATCCCAAGTTGACTTAAACGGTAGCATTATACCGTTTACTAAAACCAATTCACTCAAAAG tgTTTATGCCGACTTATTTGACAAGCTTGAACAAACCAAATTTGATGCTCTACTCCTAATAAGAATGGAGATACGGTTACGATATATGAACGCTCTTCAGGAAGCAGTGTCTCTTCCTGATTACGTGGTCGAATACAGAGGTCGACCTGACGGTTCTATCGTGCATTTGAATGCTACGATTGTGTCAACAGTCTTAAAACTGAAAAACTGTTTACCTGCATGGGAACAAAA TTTTGTAATCCATGGAATAAATGGATTTTTAGATTCCTTGCTTTATGCGAAGTTTTACAAATTAGAATCCATGAATCGAGGTGCATGTTTACAAATGCTCAAGAACATATCAACAATAATTCAAGTGTTGAAGTCTCTGCAACCAAACGTGCGTGATGTTTCGTTCCCAAAAGCTTCTAAAGTGTTTGGAATATATCAGAATGGTGCTAAGAAGATTATCGAAAACTTTATGGCTACTCCTTCCAATGACTTAATTCAAGATGTGAAACAGATGGTTCGTATTTATTACCAAAGATTAATAAAGGATGCCAATAAAAGTGGAAGGGAAGACCTCCATCGTCAGTATTCTAAAAAAGTCGGTATGATAATGACCCAGTTAGAGAATGCCGTTGTTGCtgatcaaaaataa